In candidate division KSB1 bacterium, a single genomic region encodes these proteins:
- the accC gene encoding acetyl-CoA carboxylase biotin carboxylase subunit, translating to MFKKIIIANRGEIALRIIRACKELNIQTVAIYSEPDEDSLHVRFADEAVCVGPGPSPQSYLNIPRLISAAEITNADAIHPGYGFLAESAYFAEICESCNLHFIGPSPQIINQMGDKAFAKEEMKKAGVPTIPGSDGVIKTYEEAIEVARDIGYPVILKAVAGGGGRGMRVVNEPDQLRNAYQSARVEAESAFKNPDLYMERFFQAPRHIEVQLLGDKHGNVVSLGERDCSVQRKHQKLIEESPSPVVTPEMREQLNQTAVNGAKRVGYNSVGTIEFLMDSKGQFFFMEMNTRIQVEHTVTEQVFGMDLIKEQIAVAAGEPLRKNLEKFKIRGHAIECRINAEDPSNGFRPSPGMITSFHTPGGVGVRVDTHAYAHYVIPPFYDSLIAKLITHGRDRSEAIERMIRALEEFVIEGVKTTIPMHIAIMNNETFRSGKFDTKFLEQETILY from the coding sequence AGGTGAGATCGCGCTTCGTATTATTCGGGCCTGTAAAGAACTCAACATTCAAACCGTTGCCATCTACAGCGAACCTGATGAAGATTCTCTGCATGTCCGGTTTGCCGATGAAGCTGTCTGTGTTGGACCGGGACCCAGTCCGCAAAGTTATTTGAATATACCGCGGCTGATCAGTGCAGCTGAAATCACCAATGCGGACGCTATTCATCCCGGATACGGCTTTTTAGCAGAGAGCGCTTATTTCGCTGAAATTTGTGAATCGTGCAATCTGCATTTTATCGGTCCGTCTCCCCAGATCATCAATCAAATGGGAGACAAGGCATTCGCAAAAGAAGAAATGAAAAAAGCGGGCGTTCCCACAATTCCCGGTTCGGACGGCGTGATCAAGACCTATGAAGAAGCCATTGAGGTGGCCCGGGACATCGGATATCCGGTTATCCTAAAAGCGGTAGCCGGCGGCGGCGGACGCGGTATGCGTGTGGTCAACGAGCCGGATCAGTTGAGAAATGCTTATCAGTCCGCTCGTGTGGAAGCTGAATCTGCGTTCAAAAATCCGGATTTGTACATGGAGCGGTTTTTCCAGGCGCCCCGCCATATCGAAGTCCAGCTTCTGGGTGACAAACATGGTAACGTGGTGTCGCTTGGAGAACGGGATTGTTCGGTGCAGCGCAAGCATCAGAAACTGATCGAAGAGTCGCCCTCTCCAGTGGTGACCCCGGAAATGCGTGAGCAGTTGAATCAGACTGCGGTGAATGGCGCCAAGCGGGTCGGATACAACAGTGTGGGAACCATCGAGTTTCTGATGGACAGCAAGGGTCAATTTTTTTTTATGGAAATGAATACCCGTATACAGGTAGAACACACCGTAACTGAGCAAGTATTTGGTATGGATCTCATAAAAGAACAGATCGCAGTTGCGGCCGGTGAACCTTTGAGAAAAAACCTGGAAAAGTTTAAAATCAGAGGACATGCAATCGAGTGCCGGATCAATGCAGAAGATCCGTCCAACGGCTTTAGGCCCAGTCCCGGCATGATCACAAGCTTTCATACCCCCGGCGGCGTGGGGGTGCGCGTGGATACGCATGCCTATGCTCATTATGTGATACCACCTTTTTACGATTCGCTGATCGCCAAATTAATCACGCACGGCAGGGACCGCAGCGAGGCGATTGAACGCATGATCCGGGCGCTTGAGGAATTTGTGATTGAAGGCGTAAAAACCACAATTCCGATGCATATTGCAATCATGAATAATGAAACATTTCGGTCCGGGAAATTTGATACTAAATTTTTGGAACAGGAAACTATTTTATATTAA
- the gcvH gene encoding glycine cleavage system protein GcvH, whose product MNVPEELKYSEEHEWVRVEDNVATIGITDYAQGELGDLVFVELPSKGDDAEQSESLGTIEAVKAVSDLFSPVSGKVVEINESLADDPEAVNRDPYGDGWMVRIELSNPSELDDLMDAPAYQEKIS is encoded by the coding sequence ATGAACGTACCGGAGGAGTTAAAATACTCGGAAGAGCACGAATGGGTGCGCGTAGAAGATAATGTCGCTACAATTGGTATTACCGATTACGCTCAGGGTGAACTGGGTGACCTCGTGTTTGTCGAATTGCCTTCCAAAGGAGACGATGCGGAACAGTCTGAATCTTTGGGAACCATTGAAGCGGTTAAAGCGGTCTCTGATTTGTTTTCTCCCGTTTCGGGTAAAGTGGTTGAAATCAATGAAAGCCTGGCAGATGACCCTGAAGCTGTCAATCGTGATCCGTACGGAGACGGCTGGATGGTCAGGATCGAACTGTCAAATCCGTCGGAACTTGATGATTTGATGGATGCACCTGCTTATCAAGAAAAAATAAGTTGA
- the gcvPA gene encoding aminomethyl-transferring glycine dehydrogenase subunit GcvPA, with protein sequence MPFIPNSDQDRHDMLKAIGVETFSDLIRMIPDDALFEGELDLPEPLNELEVRRTLDALSRENENCDDHICFLGGGAYDHYVPAAVKHIIQRSEFYTAYTPYQPEVSQGTLQSIYEYQTMICELTGMDVANASMYDGGSALAEAALLACATTRRNTILVSATVNPNYVEIIKTYCHGRGINVVTLPRDNHAVFLQTLEKQINDRTAAVIFQHPNYLGYFEPVEEIARLTKESGALLISSNDPISLTVLRPPADYGVDIATGEGQALGNPLSYGGPYLGIFASDKKFVRKIPGRIVGKTVDKNGQPGFVLTLQTREQHIRREKATSNICTNQGLNALAATVYMALMGKQGLPEVATQCLQKSHYLAGEISKLDGFGIKFDAPFFKEFVVQTSHPVDKVMQVCRENKVFAGIPLKNYDDNLSDCFLCAVTEKRTKKEMDAFINILRELL encoded by the coding sequence ATGCCTTTTATTCCCAATTCTGATCAGGATCGTCACGATATGCTGAAAGCGATCGGTGTCGAAACATTCAGTGATTTGATCCGGATGATTCCGGATGATGCTTTGTTTGAGGGTGAACTGGATTTACCCGAACCGTTGAATGAACTTGAAGTGAGACGCACCCTGGATGCGCTTTCTCGTGAAAATGAGAACTGTGACGATCATATCTGCTTTTTGGGGGGCGGCGCTTATGATCATTATGTTCCTGCGGCGGTTAAACATATCATTCAGCGATCTGAGTTTTATACGGCCTACACTCCTTATCAGCCTGAGGTCAGTCAGGGTACTTTGCAGTCCATTTATGAATATCAAACCATGATCTGCGAATTGACCGGCATGGATGTGGCGAATGCCTCTATGTATGACGGGGGTTCGGCTCTGGCTGAAGCCGCTCTTCTCGCCTGCGCTACGACGCGAAGAAATACGATCCTGGTTTCCGCTACTGTGAATCCGAATTATGTGGAAATCATTAAAACCTATTGTCACGGCCGTGGAATCAATGTGGTGACCTTGCCCCGCGATAATCATGCGGTTTTTTTGCAAACACTTGAGAAACAAATAAATGACCGGACCGCAGCGGTCATTTTTCAGCACCCGAACTATCTTGGATATTTTGAACCCGTTGAAGAGATTGCGCGTCTGACAAAAGAATCCGGAGCCCTGCTCATTTCTTCGAATGATCCCATTTCTCTAACTGTTTTGCGGCCGCCCGCTGATTACGGGGTGGATATTGCCACGGGTGAAGGACAGGCTCTGGGAAATCCGCTCAGTTACGGCGGCCCCTATCTTGGAATTTTTGCCTCTGACAAGAAATTTGTACGCAAAATTCCCGGGCGCATTGTCGGTAAAACTGTGGATAAAAACGGACAGCCGGGTTTTGTGCTTACATTACAGACCCGGGAACAGCATATTCGGCGGGAAAAAGCGACCTCCAATATCTGTACAAATCAGGGGTTAAATGCGTTGGCGGCAACAGTTTATATGGCCTTGATGGGAAAACAGGGTCTGCCGGAAGTTGCAACGCAATGTCTGCAAAAAAGCCACTATCTTGCGGGAGAGATTTCAAAATTGGATGGATTTGGCATTAAATTTGATGCTCCATTTTTCAAAGAGTTTGTGGTCCAGACCTCTCATCCCGTGGACAAGGTCATGCAGGTCTGCCGGGAAAATAAAGTGTTTGCCGGAATACCCCTGAAGAATTATGACGATAATCTGAGTGACTGTTTTTTATGTGCCGTAACGGAAAAACGGACAAAAAAGGAAATGGATGCGTTTATTAATATTCTTCGGGAACTTTTGTGA
- a CDS encoding PorV/PorQ family protein: MMNTRFILLIAVLIVAVSAGQVFAVSDAAVLSLMISPGARAAGMGEAFVAVANDATAPFWNPAGLANIKNKELHFMHSKWLPNLADDLFYDFASFVYPMQDIGTFGVNVTFLNLGEQIHTDETGNQLGTFNSNEYSIAATYGTKLSQDWAVGLGLRYIRSNLSSVSVGAEQGDGIGNAFAFDLATMYTLPFHRKLTLGMNLSNMGPKITYVDAAQADPLPTNLKLGFAYNVVESEYNKLTVVGDLNKMMVTRDNDGSADPFYQALFTSPWMVEETTTTENDDGEEVTSTEKMFNGTVSGGLEYWYSGIFALRAGYYWDQPGEVEFFSFGGGVQYHLYRFDFAYVAADEGHPLANTMRFSLTIGV; this comes from the coding sequence ATGATGAATACGAGATTTATCCTGCTAATTGCAGTCCTGATCGTTGCGGTATCCGCGGGACAGGTGTTTGCGGTGAGTGATGCCGCCGTTCTCTCATTGATGATTTCTCCCGGCGCACGCGCCGCGGGAATGGGAGAGGCGTTTGTGGCGGTCGCCAATGATGCAACAGCGCCGTTCTGGAACCCCGCCGGATTGGCCAATATTAAGAACAAGGAACTGCATTTTATGCATTCCAAGTGGCTGCCCAATCTGGCCGATGATCTGTTTTATGATTTTGCTTCTTTTGTCTATCCCATGCAGGATATCGGAACGTTTGGCGTCAATGTCACGTTTCTGAATCTGGGTGAACAAATTCATACGGATGAAACCGGCAATCAGCTTGGAACTTTTAACAGTAACGAGTACTCGATTGCCGCGACGTATGGCACCAAATTGTCGCAGGACTGGGCAGTCGGCCTGGGGCTGCGTTATATTCGCTCAAATCTTTCCAGTGTCAGCGTCGGTGCTGAACAGGGCGACGGAATCGGTAATGCCTTTGCGTTTGATCTGGCGACCATGTACACCCTGCCGTTTCATCGCAAACTGACATTGGGTATGAATTTGTCGAATATGGGCCCTAAAATTACCTATGTTGACGCCGCACAGGCCGATCCGCTTCCCACAAATCTCAAACTTGGTTTTGCTTACAATGTTGTTGAAAGCGAATACAACAAGCTGACCGTGGTGGGTGATCTGAATAAAATGATGGTGACCCGAGACAACGATGGATCCGCGGACCCGTTTTACCAGGCATTGTTCACATCACCCTGGATGGTTGAAGAGACCACGACCACAGAAAATGATGACGGAGAAGAGGTTACGAGCACTGAAAAAATGTTCAACGGAACTGTGAGTGGCGGACTCGAATACTGGTACAGCGGTATTTTTGCTCTGCGCGCCGGTTATTACTGGGATCAACCCGGTGAAGTCGAGTTTTTCTCCTTTGGCGGCGGTGTTCAGTATCATCTGTATCGGTTTGATTTTGCCTACGTGGCGGCGGACGAAGGACATCCGTTGGCCAACACCATGCGCTTTTCATTGACCATCGGTGTATAG
- a CDS encoding T9SS type A sorting domain-containing protein: MPAGDTFVKEAIILPETQNQEDQNLGLLGTMTLLMGSQIGMPSLFNTETGRAGVGRWGLMDQGSFNYNGLIPAHPCAWTKLYMGWEEPVVANAIDEIEIGSFSTQADHLIKIPISSREYFLLENRQRDPNNDRLSFGRDEQGRRAQFDSTFSIAVESGLGVITRVDEYDFALPGSGILIWHIDERVIEENLASNTINNDIDHRGVDLVECDGPQDIGQRYGMFTPGYGTESGDYWDPYWDDNISHKYVNGEKPVEFSSTSIPSSNAYGQARTFIRISEFSSRDTLMTCRISNDLHVPGFPQYADSPFGPGALRWLNDRAESGNGVISAVSRDGKIYAWNRDGKLIDNDESATFTDYTGRSRTLPVALAADLQDSLNVAPLSFDYDADGFEDLVLLSRSGHVTVWSLNDRDDDGIADTLAAVKLDHVPTSAVISGDKLLVGTLSGAVYWINLSFNLTVEHIINVCSEPISHCHVVTAENTAVFTSTAGQIYAYQMNSSPPEPAWQSPLAGNGDAFYSVSVREKNGQLSLPLAVLSNDGALTLIDSQGNVYKKTEPNIAFTNNSPPALSDLDADSIPEIIFADARHLGAYDWTTGVPVMNFPKTFSQENPGGYAPSPVCLKNGLIVLATSNGLLRVFDSKGEQRKIQPLQGPLTAGGPLRTEPVLAGNVFDETVLFALSEDGFLNAYGLSDMPATWAQYGGNAKNQFSMYFETSANPAPEDKNILSKAFCYPNPARGSETFIRFRLQKRAEQVSLRIYDIAGDLLTEIQQVEAAAGDNEIRWELDQVQSGAYIARLQVDSSTETRVKFIKIAVIK, from the coding sequence GTGCCTGCAGGAGATACGTTTGTCAAAGAAGCGATTATTCTGCCGGAAACCCAGAATCAGGAAGACCAGAATCTGGGGCTTCTCGGAACCATGACCCTGTTGATGGGCAGCCAGATCGGTATGCCCAGTCTGTTCAATACCGAAACCGGCCGCGCCGGCGTCGGAAGGTGGGGGCTGATGGATCAGGGGTCGTTCAATTATAACGGTCTGATCCCGGCTCATCCCTGCGCCTGGACCAAACTGTATATGGGGTGGGAAGAGCCCGTCGTGGCCAACGCTATCGACGAAATCGAGATCGGTTCATTTTCCACACAGGCCGATCACCTGATAAAGATACCCATATCCTCCAGAGAATATTTTCTTCTGGAAAATCGTCAGCGCGATCCCAATAACGACCGTCTGAGTTTCGGGCGCGATGAACAGGGACGCCGCGCCCAGTTTGATTCCACGTTCTCAATTGCTGTAGAATCCGGACTGGGTGTGATTACACGTGTTGATGAATACGATTTTGCGCTTCCGGGGTCGGGGATTCTGATCTGGCACATCGATGAACGTGTCATCGAAGAGAATCTTGCCTCCAATACGATCAATAATGATATCGATCACCGCGGCGTGGATCTCGTAGAGTGTGACGGTCCCCAGGATATCGGTCAGCGGTACGGGATGTTCACACCGGGTTACGGAACCGAATCCGGTGATTATTGGGACCCCTATTGGGATGACAATATCTCGCATAAATATGTAAATGGTGAAAAACCCGTCGAGTTTTCATCGACCAGTATCCCGAGCAGCAATGCTTATGGACAGGCCAGAACGTTTATCCGCATCTCTGAATTCAGTTCCCGGGATACCCTGATGACCTGCCGGATTTCCAATGATCTGCATGTGCCCGGATTTCCGCAGTACGCCGATTCGCCGTTTGGGCCGGGCGCGCTTCGATGGCTGAATGATCGTGCCGAATCCGGAAACGGCGTCATTTCCGCTGTGTCCCGCGACGGCAAGATTTACGCCTGGAACCGTGACGGCAAACTGATTGACAATGACGAATCTGCAACGTTCACCGATTATACCGGCCGTTCCCGTACGCTTCCCGTGGCCCTGGCCGCTGATCTCCAGGATTCGCTAAATGTTGCGCCTCTGTCTTTTGATTATGACGCTGACGGATTTGAGGACCTGGTCCTCCTGTCCCGTTCCGGTCATGTGACCGTGTGGTCTTTGAACGACCGGGATGACGACGGAATAGCGGATACACTTGCTGCTGTAAAATTGGATCATGTTCCAACGTCCGCTGTAATCTCGGGGGATAAACTCCTGGTTGGCACTCTTTCCGGTGCAGTGTACTGGATCAACCTGTCTTTTAATTTAACGGTTGAACACATAATCAATGTATGCAGCGAACCGATTTCTCACTGTCATGTGGTGACCGCTGAAAATACGGCTGTTTTTACATCCACAGCCGGACAGATATATGCCTATCAAATGAATTCGAGTCCGCCCGAACCGGCATGGCAGTCTCCCCTGGCCGGAAACGGCGATGCGTTTTACAGTGTCTCTGTGCGTGAAAAGAACGGACAGTTGTCATTGCCGTTGGCGGTTCTCTCCAATGACGGTGCATTAACCCTCATCGACAGCCAGGGCAATGTTTACAAAAAAACCGAGCCGAATATTGCATTTACCAACAACAGTCCGCCTGCATTGAGTGATCTGGATGCCGACTCGATTCCGGAAATCATTTTTGCGGACGCCCGGCATCTGGGCGCTTATGACTGGACCACAGGGGTGCCGGTGATGAATTTCCCCAAAACCTTTTCTCAGGAAAATCCCGGCGGTTATGCTCCGTCTCCGGTGTGCCTGAAAAACGGCTTGATTGTACTGGCTACCTCGAACGGACTTTTACGCGTGTTTGATTCAAAAGGGGAACAACGGAAGATTCAGCCGCTGCAAGGTCCTCTGACTGCCGGCGGTCCTTTGCGCACGGAACCGGTGCTTGCCGGAAATGTGTTTGATGAGACTGTATTGTTCGCACTCTCTGAGGATGGATTTTTAAACGCCTACGGACTGTCTGATATGCCGGCGACCTGGGCTCAGTACGGCGGAAATGCAAAAAATCAGTTTTCCATGTATTTTGAGACATCCGCAAACCCGGCCCCGGAAGACAAAAATATTTTAAGTAAAGCCTTTTGCTATCCGAATCCGGCGCGAGGTTCGGAAACCTTTATCCGCTTTCGGCTGCAGAAGCGGGCGGAACAGGTCAGTCTGAGAATTTATGATATTGCCGGCGATCTGTTAACGGAAATCCAGCAGGTCGAAGCCGCAGCCGGTGATAATGAAATACGCTGGGAGCTGGATCAGGTGCAAAGTGGCGCTTATATTGCCAGACTGCAGGTAGACAGTTCGACCGAAACCCGAGTAAAGTTTATTAAAATTGCTGTGATCAAATGA